Proteins encoded in a region of the Streptomyces sp. NBC_00513 genome:
- a CDS encoding alpha/beta fold hydrolase: MATGLLVTGLLSAPTQTKAHADDGAPIGTVARTVGDARYEPGPCPKTPEPVEELEGARCGTLTVPENRAEPSGKTIELGVAIVPATAGTPKSDPIVWLAGGPGDDAVGEAKLAIGAGLNRDRDVILMSQRGTYSADPTALCPNIDQFNARAVGLVYDAPSTERLHVEATKACRDQLAGRGLDLSAYNDTESAADYEDLRSTLGIKQWNLYGISYGTHLALVYMRLHPEGLRSVGIDGILPPSRAGSAATWSSARQGIDGLFKACADQPACDKRYPNLSATFDKLVSDLEAKPVTTTVTLPGHDKPVKVVLDGGALVNWMTSATHVAPQVPRALDELAHGKPQRIARQWAGGKLSPQAIGRVAHGLAYGVFCSAWTPYESQEQALKGGQDAFPSFPLSVQAQAPQLTFLRPDCDVWNVPPADPSIRDVTRGDIPTLALSGSFDSQTGADNGPYVASTLSKAKVVTIPYQPHVVIATSKCAQEIAVSFFDTPNAPKTECLKGLEPPEFEIAP; this comes from the coding sequence ATGGCGACCGGTCTCCTCGTCACCGGCCTGCTCTCCGCGCCCACTCAGACGAAGGCGCACGCCGACGACGGAGCGCCGATCGGCACCGTCGCCCGGACGGTGGGCGACGCCCGCTACGAGCCGGGCCCCTGCCCGAAGACACCGGAACCCGTGGAGGAGCTGGAAGGGGCCCGCTGCGGAACGCTCACCGTGCCCGAGAACCGCGCCGAACCAAGCGGCAAGACGATCGAACTCGGTGTCGCGATCGTGCCCGCCACGGCCGGTACACCGAAGTCCGACCCCATCGTCTGGCTCGCGGGCGGACCGGGAGACGACGCCGTGGGCGAGGCGAAGTTGGCGATCGGCGCCGGCCTGAACCGCGACCGTGACGTGATCCTCATGTCCCAGCGCGGTACGTACTCGGCCGACCCGACGGCCCTCTGCCCCAACATCGACCAATTCAACGCACGCGCGGTCGGCCTCGTCTACGACGCTCCGTCCACCGAACGACTGCACGTCGAGGCCACGAAGGCCTGCCGCGACCAACTGGCGGGCCGCGGGCTCGACCTCAGCGCCTACAACGACACCGAGAGCGCCGCCGACTACGAGGACCTGCGCTCCACTCTGGGCATCAAGCAGTGGAACCTGTACGGCATCTCCTACGGAACCCACCTGGCCCTGGTCTACATGCGCCTGCACCCCGAGGGGCTCCGCTCGGTGGGCATCGACGGCATACTGCCGCCGTCCAGGGCCGGGTCGGCGGCGACGTGGAGCAGCGCCCGACAGGGCATCGACGGCCTGTTCAAGGCCTGCGCGGACCAGCCGGCGTGCGACAAGCGCTACCCGAACCTGTCGGCCACCTTCGACAAGCTCGTCAGCGACCTCGAAGCCAAGCCGGTCACCACCACCGTCACGCTCCCCGGCCACGACAAGCCGGTCAAGGTCGTGCTGGACGGCGGAGCCCTGGTCAACTGGATGACCTCCGCCACCCACGTCGCACCGCAGGTGCCCCGCGCCCTCGACGAGCTGGCCCACGGCAAGCCGCAGCGGATCGCTCGGCAGTGGGCGGGCGGCAAGCTCAGCCCGCAGGCCATCGGCAGGGTTGCGCACGGTCTCGCCTACGGCGTTTTCTGCAGCGCGTGGACGCCGTACGAGAGCCAGGAGCAGGCACTCAAGGGCGGACAGGACGCCTTCCCGTCGTTCCCCCTCTCGGTACAGGCCCAGGCGCCGCAGCTCACCTTCCTCCGCCCGGACTGCGACGTCTGGAACGTCCCCCCTGCGGACCCCTCGATCCGTGACGTCACGCGCGGCGACATCCCCACCCTCGCCCTGTCGGGCAGCTTCGACTCCCAGACCGGGGCGGACAACGGGCCGTACGTCGCCAGCACGCTGAGCAAGGCCAAGGTCGTCACGATCCCCTACCAGCCGCACGTGGTGATCGCCACGTCGAAGTGCGCCCAGGAGATCGCCGTCTCCTTCTTCGATACCCCGAACGCGCCGAAGACCGAATGCCTGAAGGGCCTGGAGCCGCCCGAGTTCGAGATCGCTCCCTGA
- a CDS encoding endonuclease domain-containing protein produces MSERVMPGRTDGLITLVAADALWADLTAASAVPTASGAFTRSPAPARVRYVLLGGRVVAMVRAGNGQWSVPEVEVRRAAAELNAIGMDRWDLVRIGPFRGAPRQERNEETPLRWRRRITGELQEPAGPERAARCEIGRPYPLAGIDWRQMLVEQTRDGTQRTWWLPRAVVRLLDAAEHAERQWVHAARTRRASTAVTEPPTPPRRPRDAGGRQTTGPEGPTASLLRYDKELEGQLYSVLSRKPGTSRRVAGWACAVCRTAPATVLDHCHEHGYVRAPVCQSCNTQERPDHLYDNDIRVANRYTRLFHTDTDDWLRHWHRCPGCRARTTLPLPHLAAWTAHILCRSLRPTHRAPRGRKPCGVLRVSWTGSQNTPRSCLLTVAVDFCPSGEHRVLARVPYREAVERFRAWLAETAPAVAAAAGPDRLDGLPARFRPVIADTSGEDLELF; encoded by the coding sequence ATGTCAGAGCGTGTCATGCCCGGTCGCACGGACGGCCTGATCACCCTGGTTGCCGCGGACGCCCTGTGGGCCGATTTGACGGCCGCCAGTGCTGTGCCGACGGCTTCCGGGGCATTCACCCGCTCTCCTGCCCCCGCCCGGGTGAGGTACGTCCTGCTCGGCGGCCGTGTGGTGGCGATGGTGAGGGCGGGCAACGGTCAGTGGAGTGTTCCGGAGGTCGAGGTGCGCCGGGCGGCCGCGGAACTGAACGCGATCGGGATGGATCGGTGGGACCTGGTTCGCATCGGTCCGTTTCGTGGAGCGCCGAGGCAGGAGCGCAACGAGGAAACGCCGCTGCGTTGGCGCCGGCGCATCACGGGGGAACTACAGGAGCCGGCCGGCCCCGAGCGGGCAGCGCGATGTGAAATCGGCCGACCGTACCCTCTGGCGGGGATCGACTGGCGACAGATGCTCGTGGAGCAGACCCGCGACGGCACACAGCGCACGTGGTGGCTGCCGCGCGCCGTGGTCAGACTGCTGGACGCGGCCGAGCACGCCGAAAGGCAGTGGGTGCACGCCGCGCGGACCCGCCGAGCAAGCACAGCCGTCACCGAGCCGCCCACCCCTCCCCGACGGCCCCGAGACGCCGGCGGTCGGCAGACGACGGGCCCCGAGGGCCCCACCGCCTCACTGCTCCGGTACGACAAAGAGCTGGAAGGCCAGTTGTACTCGGTGCTCAGCAGGAAGCCCGGTACCTCCCGCAGGGTGGCCGGGTGGGCGTGCGCCGTCTGCCGCACCGCGCCCGCCACCGTGCTCGACCACTGCCACGAACACGGCTACGTCCGCGCCCCCGTCTGCCAGTCCTGCAACACACAGGAACGCCCGGACCACCTGTACGACAACGACATCCGCGTGGCGAACCGGTACACACGCCTCTTCCACACCGACACCGACGACTGGCTCCGCCACTGGCACCGCTGCCCCGGCTGTCGCGCGCGCACCACCCTGCCCCTGCCGCACCTCGCCGCATGGACCGCCCACATACTCTGCCGATCGCTGCGCCCGACCCACCGCGCCCCCCGCGGGCGCAAGCCCTGCGGTGTCCTGCGCGTGTCCTGGACGGGCAGTCAGAACACGCCCCGTTCCTGCCTGCTCACTGTCGCCGTCGACTTCTGCCCCTCCGGCGAGCACCGCGTCCTGGCGCGAGTCCCCTACCGCGAAGCCGTCGAGCGGTTTCGCGCCTGGTTGGCCGAGACGGCCCCCGCCGTGGCCGCAGCGGCCGGTCCTGACCGCCTGGACGGCCTCCCTGCCCGGTTCCGGCCAGTCATCGCGGACACCAGCGGCGAGGACCTGGAACTCTTCTGA
- a CDS encoding alpha/beta fold hydrolase has product MPKHCVHAAAAGAALVCLVAFGPPPGSAASAPARPAAEPTPAGSPRFVPGPCPKPPEPIEALSGARCGLLEVPENRSRPAARTIKLAVAVVPAVTPTKPAQDPVVFMAGGPGADTFDDIPFLVDSGLNKDRELIIMAQRGTLYDQPNLACPEVDRFNARAVGLGYDAPEAERLFLKAVKDCRHRLTAAGTDLSAYNTTENAADFADLRKALGIRQWNVYGYSYGSNLALTYLRLHPEGIRAMAIDSITPPQVVTLPWTWGSTAEGIDNIFEACAAQPACKDRYPDLRRTLTEQVRRLEAHPLTLNVAPPSGGKPVKVVLDGGALLNLIVAFTPRPKDIPAALEELANGNPERFAKARAAGSVQKVGEFAHGLTNSVACAEWAPGYSESDVLKAGRKAYPGWPDTVLAQVPQLPFQYPACGIWDVPDRASVQRVATVSSVPALVISGTFDVKTGASWAKGVARNLSGSTAIQVPGIGHWVVPQSPCAQSVLASFLARPKAPDTKCVDGLEPEPFTIIPK; this is encoded by the coding sequence ATGCCAAAGCACTGCGTCCACGCGGCGGCTGCCGGGGCAGCTCTGGTCTGTCTGGTGGCATTCGGCCCTCCACCCGGCAGCGCCGCGTCAGCACCCGCCCGGCCCGCGGCCGAGCCCACCCCGGCAGGCTCGCCACGGTTCGTTCCCGGCCCCTGTCCGAAGCCGCCCGAGCCCATCGAAGCGCTGAGCGGCGCCCGGTGCGGCCTCCTCGAGGTTCCCGAGAACCGCTCCCGCCCCGCCGCCCGGACCATCAAGCTGGCCGTGGCCGTCGTTCCGGCTGTCACCCCGACGAAGCCCGCTCAGGACCCCGTGGTGTTCATGGCGGGCGGCCCCGGTGCCGACACGTTCGACGACATTCCGTTCCTCGTCGACTCCGGCCTGAACAAGGACCGCGAACTGATCATCATGGCCCAGCGCGGCACCCTCTACGACCAGCCGAACCTCGCCTGCCCGGAGGTCGACCGGTTCAACGCGCGGGCGGTCGGCCTGGGCTACGACGCACCAGAGGCGGAACGACTCTTCCTGAAAGCGGTGAAGGACTGCCGGCACCGCCTGACGGCCGCCGGCACCGACCTGAGCGCCTACAACACCACCGAGAACGCAGCCGACTTCGCCGACCTGCGCAAGGCGCTGGGCATCCGCCAGTGGAACGTCTACGGGTACTCCTACGGCAGCAACCTGGCCCTCACGTACCTGCGCCTGCACCCCGAGGGAATCCGCGCGATGGCGATCGACTCGATCACCCCTCCCCAGGTCGTGACCCTGCCGTGGACATGGGGCAGCACCGCCGAGGGGATCGACAACATCTTCGAGGCGTGCGCGGCGCAGCCCGCATGCAAGGACCGGTACCCGGACCTCCGCCGCACGCTGACGGAGCAGGTGCGCAGGCTGGAGGCACATCCGCTGACGCTGAACGTCGCGCCGCCGAGCGGAGGGAAGCCGGTCAAGGTCGTCCTCGACGGGGGCGCACTGCTGAACCTGATCGTCGCCTTCACCCCCCGGCCCAAGGACATCCCGGCGGCGCTGGAGGAACTCGCCAACGGGAACCCGGAGCGCTTCGCGAAGGCCCGTGCGGCCGGCTCGGTCCAGAAGGTCGGCGAGTTCGCCCACGGCCTGACGAACTCGGTGGCGTGCGCTGAGTGGGCGCCGGGGTACTCGGAGTCCGACGTGCTGAAGGCGGGTCGCAAGGCGTACCCCGGGTGGCCGGACACGGTACTGGCCCAGGTGCCGCAACTTCCCTTCCAGTACCCGGCATGCGGGATCTGGGACGTTCCGGACCGCGCGTCCGTCCAGCGGGTGGCCACGGTCAGCTCCGTACCGGCGCTCGTCATCTCCGGCACGTTCGACGTGAAGACCGGGGCGAGTTGGGCGAAGGGCGTCGCGCGAAACCTGTCCGGGTCGACCGCCATTCAGGTCCCCGGAATCGGCCACTGGGTGGTCCCGCAGTCGCCTTGCGCGCAAAGCGTGCTGGCCTCGTTCCTCGCCCGTCCGAAGGCGCCCGACACCAAGTGCGTGGACGGTCTCGAACCCGAACCGTTCACGATCATCCCGAAGTAG